A genomic window from Erpetoichthys calabaricus chromosome 17, fErpCal1.3, whole genome shotgun sequence includes:
- the LOC114667576 gene encoding PWWP domain-containing DNA repair factor 3A-like isoform X2 translates to MSYIEDEELIDGLYNFLDEVLSRAVGTFERIVRDRIILDVLMPEALIKAIQTVERISLPEAENLFMDGPVYSECEWEEFDILVLQQLEAQEKHH, encoded by the exons ATGAGTTATATAGAAGATGAGGAGCTGATAGATGGCCTCTACAACTTCTTGGATGAAGTGCTGTCAAGAGCTGTAGGCACTTTTGAGAGGATTGTCAGAGATCGcatcattctggatgtgctgatgCCAGAG GCTCTTATTAAAGCTATACAAACAGTTGAGAGGATTTCTCTGCCAGAGGCAGAAAATCTGTTCATGGATGGACCAGTATACAGTGAGTG tgagtgGGAAGAGTTTGACATACTTGTTTTGCAACAGTTGGAAGCACAAGAAAAGCACCACTGA
- the LOC114667576 gene encoding PWWP domain-containing DNA repair factor 3A-like isoform X1, with translation MCFCALSVIRDCILHARIYEQLNTCEITAEQQFPTEAVVSRKVSSKWLKNYENPKGHRVMSYIEDEELIDGLYNFLDEVLSRAVGTFERIVRDRIILDVLMPEALIKAIQTVERISLPEAENLFMDGPVYSECEWEEFDILVLQQLEAQEKHH, from the exons ATGTGTTTTTGTGCCCTTTCTGTCATCCGCGACTGTATTCTTCACGCTCGTATATACGAGCAATTAAACACTTGTGAGATCACCGCAGAACAGCAGTTTCCTACGGAG gctgttgtatctCGTAAGGTATCGTCCAAATggttaaaaaattatgaaaatcctaAAGGTCACCGGGTAATGAGTTATATAGAAGATGAGGAGCTGATAGATGGCCTCTACAACTTCTTGGATGAAGTGCTGTCAAGAGCTGTAGGCACTTTTGAGAGGATTGTCAGAGATCGcatcattctggatgtgctgatgCCAGAG GCTCTTATTAAAGCTATACAAACAGTTGAGAGGATTTCTCTGCCAGAGGCAGAAAATCTGTTCATGGATGGACCAGTATACAGTGAGTG tgagtgGGAAGAGTTTGACATACTTGTTTTGCAACAGTTGGAAGCACAAGAAAAGCACCACTGA